The Fusarium fujikuroi IMI 58289 draft genome, chromosome FFUJ_chr01 sequence TGCAATCAGAGAgtatcaccaccaaaaagtGTTGTCTGCACGTATGGGGAGATGGCCAATTAAAGAGATAGTCAAAATCAGTCCTGACATCAAGACCTGACGTTAGCGACCACCAACTTGGAATCAATGAGCCCTTGAACAGAGTCTTGGCGGGATTGGACCTGAATCAGGGAACCTTGACCAAGTCGTCATAGGGACCAGCACATCAAACCTCCACCATCTAACATCTAACTTTCACCATCCCAAACAGGATCAGGCACGTTATCTTGGAACAGAAACGGAACGGGGTGCCGCAGCGTTGCCAAATTCGGGACAGATGCCGCGCCGGGTTAACTGCAGACATGATTGTCATCTCTTCTGGGAGTCTGCCTTGGTTGGTGAGGTGTCGATCAGGATGCCGTCCGTCTGCTGCAGGCCTTGATTCAGGTGATCTACTTACTGTATCGTGCCGCCAGCATCGCTATCTGAACACAGTGTGTCGTATTGGAGATTATCAGCGGCCCGGATCTTGCTTGTTGCGATTCCTGGTGTGTGAGCTGCTGTTGTGCCATGCCAATAGGATCGTTGTTGGACGATGGACCCGATGACGGTAAGCGTTTAACCCTTCCAGTCTTGGCAATTGTTGGTGTCAATCAAGTCCCTGAACtccgggggggggggggggggccaACCTGGGACCTGACCCTAGTGCTGTGCTGATCTGCTGGCGATGCTCAGCTGACATGCAGTTTGTAAGATGGCTGTGCTGTGTACCTACAATACGCTGCAATGCCCAGCCAAGCAGAGCAGCATCCGGTGCGATTCTCAAATGGCAAGCAATGTTTATTAGCCCTTTAGTGCAAATAGTTGATgcttgtttttttttttttgccaGTCGGCAGAATATTATGTTTCGAAAACGATGAGTGATGGATAGATAGTAAAGGCCAAACAAATTGTaaagaagatgccgaggCCCTTCTCAACCATCTCAGACTCAACATCGCCCTTATACATTGTGGACTCTCACTTCGGTCCCTAACTAATCTCATGTTTCACACCCTCTTCGAAAGCGAGGATTTGACCCGACTCGGTGGTGCCACGCACACACGTATTCGTTTATCCACACAtacatatgtacatacatacatacaatcACAATTCTCACTCTACTAATCGCCAAGTCTCACACACACCTCACCCACTTACAGAGTTCTTAGCATCGATCCACAGGCTGTTTCTATGTTTCAATTTTTCCTATTCGTCCTCTAACTGGGCAAAGCACAAGTCCCAATTCCCATTCCCCCTTCCCATTTCCAATACCtagactacctacctaccttgtATCCATTCCCATCTTGGGGTTCCGCCTTCCCCGTCGTCGTCCCCGGCTCTAAAAGTCAATTAACTTAAACATCGGCTGCCCCCAAAACCCGTCCTCCGTTTCGCCTTCCcttcttccttccttccttcctccCTCCTCCCTCTCTTCGATGTCATATTTCCCTTCCTTCCATTTCGTTTTTGTCCTGTGCCTGTAATACCTCGTGGTACATATCACACCTTTCCGGACTTCAATCGGCTGCTtgtctcaacaacaccatctgCTGATATACCAACAATCAAATATTCCATCAACAGCTTCCATCGCTTGTCTTTCGCAATGCCTATCCGCAACCCTTTTGCTCGTCGCCCTGGCAGTGTTATCATTCAAGATGAGAACCAACGTCCTGATTCTACCCCTGGCTTCGAGAAAGTCGATACTGTCGGCTCGAAGTCCACCCCCGTTTTAAGCATTCGAAGTCAAGGTCGCGACAATGGCGAATACAAGATGAGCGGTATGTCAACCGACCCTAGTCGCCTCTCGTCTCTCATGGCCTCCCCCTCAACCTCCGCAGTGGGGGGCAAGTAATGAAGAGGCGCATTTGGCATCTTGTCACAAGACCAGAGGAACTTGGCTAATTTGTCTTTGCGCAACAGTTGTCAACGACAGTGGCGTTTATCTTCCTGTAAGTCGTTTTTAGCCCAACGTGCAAAATGTCAAGATTTGAAGCTAACGGTCGCAAAGCCATCACCTACTGAGGAAAAGGGCCAGTGGCCTCGAAAGTATCTTTCGACCCGCAACTCGACAGATACTCGAAGCAGTTCCGGCGACATTGAACATTTCTCTATTTCCCGCGAGTCCTTTGATTCCTACCGCCGATCTTTCGTATGTATCTCCTATAATCTGCTATCCGTCACATCAGATATCCTTCGCATTTGCTTAGCGCACGACTAACATGAGGAACAGGACATTTCTGCACGATCGCCAATGCCCAACAGCGATTTCCCAACACGCCAGAGCCTTGACTCAGCACGTCTTCCCCGACTACCTAGATCTGCGGTCGAGCGATCATTCGAGCAGCCACCAACCGCCGAGGAGCGCTTTGAAGACGTAGGACTGGACGACCataagcagcagcagcagcagccgccGGTTCCCCAGGCACAGCCTCAGAAGCGGGGGTTTTTCTCGAAATTCTCCGACAAGGACAGCTCGAGCAACCCTACTGTATCCCGTTTCCTCATGCATGGTCGCAAAAGAGCCCAGAGCGGCCAAGGTTCGGAGCTCACTCCCATGGACAACGCATCCCCCAAGGTGACTGTCTCAACCGATGGCCAAGAAATGCAATGAAATGCATGATCAAAATTTTGTTCTTCTACATTGTATTAGAGATACCTGGAGTTTTCATTTATATTCTCGGCGTTTTCGGTTGACTAGGTCGGGATAATGCTAGAATTGCATTCGCTATGAGACCTGGGTACACCTTGATGGAGAATCAAGGATTGGATGAGTGCGTTGTGCAAAGAGCACTGTGGGCTGACCGTGGAGTTGTAATGCCCAGACGGACGAGCAATATTTGCTATGGGGTCGTGTCCCTTGAAATGGACCGAATATGAGCTACGTAATTATAATGAGAAGAGATATATGTTTCAGTGTACTATGTACCTGCATAATGGCTTCGAGTGGTTGCTGGTCATCAGGATGAGGGCGTTACAATCataagctataaactctcgGCCTCGGTTACAGAAGTATAAACTGAGTGAATGTCTGAGTTCAACGAGGAACCCATTTAGTGTTACATTGTCAAAGTTGATGCAATATTGATTGGATAATTATGGTTGAGCTTATATTCAGCATAGCAGGATCTTGCCATAGGGCGTGGTAATATAGCCGATGACGGAGGCAGTCCAGTAAAAGAAACCGCAGATATTGTTCCAACAGCTGCATCCACTTGTTATTGCGTGCTTGTCATTGCTAGATTCCTTAGAGGCCCCGCTCTATCACTCGGAGGGCGCCAGGCATGAGCAGATATAGAAGCAGACGAGGCCGAATTTAACTTCGCAATCCGTTCTCTGCGAGTCAACAGCATTGGGGACGTGCCAATTGGGCTAATAACACTCCAGTCTTTATTAGTATCAAAGATTGCCCCTCACCTAGACTACTACTATATCAATCAACTTTACAAATTTCCATCAAATTCTCAAAACAACTGAAAAGACAAAGACGGAGATCATGGCCTCTGACGAAGTTCCTACCAACCTCAAGGACGTCTCGGTGGTACCGGACGGTGCAGCCGGGGCCCGGATCGGACTTGATAGCTCCCTCGCCGGGCTGTCACTGGCATCCCGTGCAGTTCATGCCGACGAGGGCATCCAGTCACACAGAGCCGTTGCACCGGCTATGCATGTCAGCACGACTTTCAGGTACAGCAATGACCCTGATGCACTGAAGGCCTGGGATAATACCGATGTAAGTGTGCATGCTTCCTTGTCTTGATTTGCTGCAGGTGTCTCCAGAAGAGACTACTACCAGATGGTCGGGAATCTTATGACTGGAGTCGACCCAAGGCCATCATGAAGCCCACTGACAGCTTTCTGACTTCTCCCATGACGAAATTTTGCTAAACTTGTGTAGCCCAATAACCCTCTGGACTCCCATGTCTACTCTCGGGCAACTGGCCCCAACACCACTCGTCTCGAGGCAATTCTCACATCCGTCATTGGCGCTCCGACAATTACTTACTCTTCTGGTCTGTCTGCTTTCCACGCCATGTTGGTCCATCTGAACCCTAAGCGCATTGCAATTGGAGATGGCTACCACGGCTGCCACGGAGTGATCAGCATTCTCTCTCGTCTGACAGGTCTCAAGCAACTACCTTTGGACTGTGCTGTTGAGGACCTCGAGCCCGGCGATGTCATCCATGTCGAGACGCCCCTTAACCCTACTGGCGAGGCACGCGATCTTGCAGCATATGCagaaaaggccaagaaagcCGGGGCTTACCTGACTGTTGATGCGACATTTGCACCACCTCCGCTGCAGGATCCTTTCCAGTatgacgttgatgttgtcaTGCATAGCGGTACAAAATACTTTGGTGGTCACTCCGATATGCTCTGCGGTACGCTGTCTGTCAACTGCAAGCACAGAGACTGGGAACGCAGTCTCCTCAACGaccgccttcttcttggttctGTTATGGGTAGCTTGGAGGGGTGGCTGGGTATCCGCTCCCTCCGAACTCTCGAACTCCGTGTCCAGCGCCAGAGTGCTACAGCTACTGCACTTGTTGCCTGGTTGGCTGAGCAGCAGCGTGATCCTTCATCTGCGATCGGCGCCCTCGTTGAGCGTGTCCAGCACGCCAGTCTCCAGCCCGAAGCATCAATCGAGGGTAGTTGGTTGCAGAAGCAGATGCCCAATGGCTATGGCCCTGTTTTCTCGGTGTATCTTCGCGATGGAGATGTCGCTAAGCGACTGCCATCCAAGTTGGAGTTGTTCCACCATGCCACTAGCttgggtggtgttgagagttTGATTGAGTGGCGTGCGATGACAGATCCTAAAATTGATAAGAGACTTTTACGGGTGAGCATCGGTGTTGAaggtcttgaagatctcaagaACGATTTGCTCCAAGGCTTGGAGGctttgagaaaagaagaggagaagggagGTCAGTAAATGAAGGAGATAGAGAACTAGAACAGACAGTCATTTTTTGGATAGAAGGAAGGAAAAAACAGAAAGGTTTTGTTTATAGAGAAAATGAAAAATGCATCATGGaaattaatatcttctaCAATGGCTTGCATTGTTTGAATGGCTCGTCCATGAGACAGAGAATGTCGTGATATATCAGATATACACAGAccagaaagaaaaagagagagagggaatTTGTATGAAAAGATCACAACACTGGTCTAACACAATCAAAGGAATGTGACTGTCCGATCTAAGAATAAATGCCATACAAAATAGGGGAAACATGTAAACCCAACGTAACCCATGTGTGTATGTAAGTCAGGCTGTGTTAAAGAGAGAAATCTAGAAAGAAGAGCAGATAAGAG is a genomic window containing:
- a CDS encoding related to cystathionine gamma-synthases; translation: MASDEVPTNLKDVSVVPDGAAGARIGLDSSLAGLSLASRAVHADEGIQSHRAVAPAMHVSTTFRYSNDPDALKAWDNTDPNNPLDSHVYSRATGPNTTRLEAILTSVIGAPTITYSSGLSAFHAMLVHLNPKRIAIGDGYHGCHGVISILSRLTGLKQLPLDCAVEDLEPGDVIHVETPLNPTGEARDLAAYAEKAKKAGAYLTVDATFAPPPLQDPFQYDVDVVMHSGTKYFGGHSDMLCGTLSVNCKHRDWERSLLNDRLLLGSVMGSLEGWLGIRSLRTLELRVQRQSATATALVAWLAEQQRDPSSAIGALVERVQHASLQPEASIEGSWLQKQMPNGYGPVFSVYLRDGDVAKRLPSKLELFHHATSLGGVESLIEWRAMTDPKIDKRLLRVSIGVEGLEDLKNDLLQGLEALRKEEEKGGQ